The Candidatus Methylomirabilota bacterium genomic sequence AGGTGCTCATCACCCAGGAGGAGCTGGCCACGCTGGTGGGAGCCACGAGGGAGGCCGTCAACCGGGAGCTCCGGCGGCTCGCCCGGCGGGGATGGCTCCGGCTGGGGAGGAGGAGGATCGTGCTCCTGCGCCCCGACGAGCTGGCCAGGTTCACGGAGCTCGTCCGGCGGCGCGACCCGCCCGTCGACAGGGTACCCGGCGGGTCTGACCAGATCCGCGCGTAGGGACGCTGCTGGAGGAGGGACGATGCCACTGCTGGACGACGCCGCTATCGAGAAGGGCCTGAAGCGCCTGCCCGGCTGGGAGCGGCGCGGCAACGAGATCGTCAAGACCTTCGTGCGCAAGGACTTCGTGGGCGCGATCTCCTTCGTGCGCCAGGTCGCCGACGCGGCCGAGACGGCCGGCCGCCACCCCGACATCGACATCCGCTGGAACAAGGTCACCCTGACGCTCTCCACCCATGCAGAGGGCGGGCTCACCGAGAGCGACTTCGAGCTCGCCGCACGCATCGACGAGCTCGGCCAGCCCACCCCGCCGTTCGAGCCGCACTAGCGCCGTCGAGTGCGGTGTGTGGTTGGGAGTTGCGTCCGATCTGTCATATTAGGCAGGGATAGCTGCCGCTTGCGTCTCTTGACGTGCTGATGGATGCGTGACTAGAATCCGGTAGTTTGGATACTGGGCTTGTCCCGGCTCTCGCCAGGGTATCTCCAGGCTCAGTTGGGACGGTCAAGTCACCTATCCGCGCCCCTAATCTCTAGCCGCGCAACATTCGGGACCTAGCCGCGCAACCGTTTCAGGGCCGTTCGCGGTGATCGGGTGCCTCATGGCGGGTTCTACGGGGTTCGCTGGCCACTTCTTGATCGTGCTCTTAGGGCTTGGTGGGCTGAGAGAGCTCGACGACACGGACGAATCAGCTTCTCCAGTGGAGAACCTGAATAGTGACGTAACAGCTGTGGGTGATTTCTGAGTCCAACGCGACGGCTCAGGGTAGGCCAGAAAGGAGGAGGCGGGAGGCGACTCACGGAACAAGATTCGCGTCAGCGATTGTCGGGCAGCTGCGAAAGACGCAGCCCTGAGGCGAGAGGGTTGAGATGGACGCCGCAGCCGATCGGGCAGCAATGGGAGAGGTCGCGCTCAGTCGATGGTGGCGGGTCGTGGGCGGCTTGTCCATGAACCTCGCTCTCGGCGCGCTCTACGCGTGGAGCACCTACGTGGCGCCCCTCGAGAAGGAGTTCGGCTGGACGCGAGATCAGACCAGCCAGACGTTCAGCATCGCGGTGATCGTGTTCGCCTTGTCGTTCGTCGCAGCCGGCCGGCTGCAGGACAGGCTCGGGCCGTTCCCGGTGTCGATCACCGGCGCCATCCTCATCACGGTGTCGTTCATCATGTCCTCCTTCACCGAGAGCCTGGCATGGCTGTACATCTGGTTCGGGGTGGTCGGAGGATTGGGCAACGGCTTCGGCTACGCGACGCCGATCCCGGTCATGGCCAAGTGGTTCCCTGACAAGCGTGGCCTGGCGGTGGGGCTCGCCGTGGCCGGCTACGGCGGCGGGTCGGCG encodes the following:
- a CDS encoding 4a-hydroxytetrahydrobiopterin dehydratase — encoded protein: MPLLDDAAIEKGLKRLPGWERRGNEIVKTFVRKDFVGAISFVRQVADAAETAGRHPDIDIRWNKVTLTLSTHAEGGLTESDFELAARIDELGQPTPPFEPH